Part of the Pirellulales bacterium genome is shown below.
TGCTGCTGTTGTTCCAGCTCGTACCGCCAGCCCGAGAGCGATTGTCGCTCGGTCAACACTTCCTGTTGACTCGATTCGAGCGCTTGCCGTTCGGCCGTAAGCGATTCGCGTTGTGCCGACAACGCTTGTTGCTCGACAGAATGCGATTGTCGTTCGGCCACAAGGGAATCTCGATCCGCCCACAGAGCTTGCCGTTCGGAGTCCAAGACTTGTCGATCGGCTTGAATCGCCTGGACTGAGTCCGCGATGGCTTGCCGCTGGGCTTCGAGCGTCTGCCTTTCCGAGTCGACAGCCTGCCGTTGACCGTCCAGGGTTTGACGGTCCGATTCCAGGGATTGCCGTTCGGCCGTTAGCGATTCGCGTTGCGCCGACAACGCTTGTTGCTCGACCGAATGCGATTGTCGTTGTGCCACTAGGGAATCTCGATCCGCCCAGAGAGCTTGCCGTTCGGCGTCCAATACGTGTCGATCGGCTTGAATCGCCTGGACCGAGTCCGCGACGGCTTGCCGCTGGGCTTCGAGCGTCTCTCTTTCCGAGTCGACAGCCTGCCGTTGACCGTCCAGGGTTTGACGGTCCGATTCCAGCGCTTGCCGTTCGGCCATGAGCGATTCGCGTTGTGCCGAGAACGATTGTTGCTCGACCGAATGCGATTGTCGTTCGGCCACTAGGGAATCTCGATCCGCCCAGAGAGCTTGCCGTTCGGCGTCCAATACGTGTCGATCGACTTGAATCGCCTGGACCGAGTCGGCAACGGCTTGCCGCTCGGTGGCAAACGTCTGCTGCTGCTGTTCCAGCTCGTGCCGCCAGCCCGAGAGCGCTTGTCGCTCGGTCAACATGTCCTGTTGACTCGATTCGAGCGCTATCCTGGCGGCCCGGATCGCGTCGGATTCGGCTTTCAGTATCTCGCCGGCCGCGGCGATTTGCCGTTGACGTTCGGCGATCTCCGTCAGCCGCTGGTTCAACTCCGCGTCGAGTTGTTGTTTTTCCCCTGCCCAGGCCAAACGTTCCCCATTGAATTGGGCTTTCCGGCCCTCCAATTCATCGGTTTGAGAACCCAGTTGACTTCGCAGACCGTCGCAGTCCGCCCGATCGCTTTCGATTTGTTCTTGGCGCAGCCGGATTTCCTCCGCTTGTTGCGTCAATGAGCCTGTCTGTTGCAGGAGCGACGTTTGTTGCTCGGAGATTGCCAGTTCTCGCGCCGCGCATTCGGCCAAACGCGCTGCCCGCTCCGTCTCGTACGCCGCGCAGCCGGAATTCCATGCCGCTTGCTCGGATTCCCATTGTGTCCGGTCGGCTTCAAGTTGTTGCCGCATTTCTGCAAGCGATGCCGACTGCTCGTCGAGCTTCTGCTGCCGCTGGGCCAACTCGGCCTCGGCGTCGGAGCTGTCTATAATCGCGACCGACGGCGCCATGACTTCCAATTCCAGCGGGCCGATCCCGAGACGATCTCCAGGTTCGAGCTGTGCGTCGGAGAAAGGCCGGTCGTTGAGCCGCGTGTCTTCCGCCCAGCGGCGGACCACCGTCCGCTTGAGGCCGCGCAAGATCAGGCAGTGAGTTGGCGCCACGCCCGCGGCGCGCAGCCGTAGCGTGCAGTGACTTCCCGAGCCGACTGTACACTTTGCGCCCGTGACGTGCAGCAGGCGTCCTTGTTGGACTGTATTGAGGACTCGCAGCACCAATTCGTCTTGCGGGCCGCCAAGTGGGGCCGGGATAGAATCGGTTGGGGCAGGGCAATTCTGTGTCACTGGGTAAACTCTGAAAGGTGATTGGGTAGATGCGAGAGCAACCGACAGCGATTTCCCCTAGTCGCTATTCATAGTCCGCCGAAAGAGAGGTGGACTCGCTCCCGGCGATTTGCGAATGGGGCTCTAAATTGGACGGCACACAGGAGATGTAGCTTAATGGCAGGGCAAGTCAAAGCTACAGTGGTCGAACACACTCGTGCCAAACTTGGGAGGCGCGCCCTCGTTTTCAACTTGTTTGAGCCGATTTGGCGAAGATTCCGCGCTTCAAATAGGTGAAAGCGGGTTGAATTCCAGCGAATTCTGCCGTGAACAAGAGGCAACGCCCCACCTAGCCGAAGGCGAATACTGTGGAGGCGCGCCGGCAATCGGCAAAAAGTGCTGGATATCTGGGCCGGATTTGCCGATTATCCCAAAGCCGCAAATGCTGACGCTTGGAGCGACGCGATCAAGCGACGCTTGCAAATCGGAATTGGGGCGGCGTTCCGTGACCGGCGAAAGGGGCGTTCCACTTCGTGGGAGCTACCAGGTCTGTGATTTCTTTCACAAGGAGGAGCTGGACATCGAGGTTCCCACGAATCAAAGGTGTCCGCTGAGTAGGAATCCAAATCGATGAGAATTTCGATTGCGCTGGACCGGCAGGCGTTCTTAAGCCGCGGACCGGAAATGAGTTAGTCGAGACTGAACGCATCGAGGAGCAAATCGCTCGTTAGGCGCATTTTTTGCGACCTTAGAGAGACCGGCTGCGTACTATATTTTGGTTACGGTTTGGGGGGATGAGCGCGAAGTTGCGGCATCTAACCACCGTAGTTACGAACAGGGCAAGAGGCAATCAAAGTTCGATACGAGGGCGAATCGTAAAGGGGGGCTAGAAGCGCTTCAGACGACCCTTGCGGATTGCCGATCAGCATTTAGCCCATTTCCGGGGCATGCGCGGTCGGCCGCGGGAGCGATTGGAGGCTGTGGTCCTTTCGGCCTAGCCGTAAGATCGGACAGCTAAGGTGGAGCTGACATGGCACGCAAAGATTCATTGTTCAACATGCGCCAGATTCTGATCAAGCGCCGCGATGCGCTGCGCAGTGCGCTGGCCGGAGACTTGAGCCTGCTCAAGGAACTCCGGGCCCAAACGGCGGGCGACGTCGTCGATGCCGCCTTGGACTGTGCGCAGGATGAAATCAGCTCGCAACTGGCTGAGGTCGAAAGCCGCGAGCTGGCGCGAATTGAAAACGCGCTCGAACGGATGCGCACCGGAAATTATGGCGTTTGCGAGGGTTGCGGAATCAAAATCCCGATGGCCCGGCTTAATGCGCTGCCGTATGCGACGTATTGCATCGAATGCCAGCGAGAAGCCGAGCGCAGCGGCAGTGGGCTGGGCGGAGACACCGATTGGGGCCGCTTGGTCGATTCCGGCGGCGACGCTGACGTTTCGATCAACGACATCGAACTGGATGTTTCCTGAACGGAAACGAAGAACGCGGCATTCGGAAAACCGAGCTTTTCTGCATGCCGCGTTCTGAATTCTGTATCCCCGGGGGCCCCTATTCCTCGGCTCCGACGGGCTATAATAGAGAGCACGTTGGTCGTTTGGGCTGCGCGCTGGAATCGCGCCGCTCAGCGATTGGTGCGTGCATCGTCGTCTGATTGGCTTGCCGCCGGCTCGAAGTCCCGCTGGGAGGCAGGCCGCCTGTTTTCCAAAGGAGTCGTCGGATGGCTGCGTTTCATCGTGAAACCTCTTTTCAGCGACAATGGCTCGCTGGCGCTCAACGCCATTGGATCGCTCGCGCTCGGCGACATTGGCTCGTTCGATTCGGCTACCTGACATTGCTGGTCGGATTGTTGGTTCGTTCCGCGATCGCTCAGGGAGACCTCGCGCTCGACGATCGAGCCAAGCAGTTCGAGAAGCTGGCCCAGGACGTCGCCCGCCTCGAACAAGAGGGAAATGTCCTGAAACAGGTCGTCAAGCTCGTCCGGCCGACTGTCGTCCACATCGAAGCCGAAAAAACCGATCCGCTTGCCAAACGCTATTCCCACCAATCGATCGAGGAAGCCGGCTCGGGGACCATTTTGCAATTCGCCGACAAGTTCTACATCCTCACGAATCGGCACGTCATCAAGTCGGCCACCGACAATAACATCCACGTTAAGCTCTACGACGGCCGCACGATCAGTCCGACGCGGGTCTGGTCCGATCCGGAGACGGACGTGGCGATCATGTCGGTGAGCGCCGCGCACCTCGTGGCGGCCCGCTTGGGAGATAGCGATAAAGTCGAGATCGGCGATTTTGTATTGGCGGTGGGGAGTCCCTTCGGCCTGAGCCACTCGGTGACGTTCGGGATCATTAGCGCCAAGGGGCGCCGCGATCTTGAACTTGGCGATGAAGTGGTCAAATTTCAGGACTTCATGCAGACCGACGCCGCCATCAATCCGGGCAACAGCGGCGGCCCGCTGATCAATTTGCGCGGCGAGGTCGTCGGAATGAACACCGCCATTGCGAGCAACTCCGGTGGCAGCGAGGGAATCGGCTTCACGATTCCGATCAATATGGCCATGAACGTCGCCAAACAATTGGTCGAGCGCGGCAGCGTCGTGCGGGCGTTCCTCGGCGTTACGCTCGATTCCAAGTTTACCGAAGTCATCGCCACGAAGCTCGGCCTTCCGCAGCTCGAGGGCTGCCATATTTCGGCGATCACTCCGCGATCTCCCGCCGAATCGGCCAAGCTACAGGTGGACGACGTGATCGTCGAATTCAACGGCATTCCTATCGAAAACGACGGCCACCTCGTGAATCTCGTCAGCCTGACCGAGGTCGGCAAGGAAGTGCCGGTCGTGATCTACCGCGACAAGAAGATGGTCAAGATGAACGTGAAGGTCGGCGACCGCAGTAGCTTCGAGGCGAAGAACTGAACGCTCGCGTCAGCCCGCCCGCGCCGCTTCCACGCGTCAGCCCGCCCGCGCCGCTTCCACGCGTCAGCCCGCCCGTGCCGCTTCGGAGAGTGTGCGGAGAATGCAGTCCTTGACGGCCGCCAGCTCGAGGTTCGTCACGACATCCACATTCGAGCGCCATTCCTGCGCCTGACGGCGGTCGAAGATCGTCGCTCCCGAGGTCAGTTCTCCTTGCGTCTCGACGTCGCCGGCCATGTCCCGCGTCTCGAAGAGTTCTGGATTGCTCGCGGCCACGATCCCCAGCGCCCCGTCCACGTAAATTCCTTCCAGCCCCAGCACCTGCCGATGCGAGCGGAAGGCGTACGGCAGAATTCGTCGCAAGAAGGCGCCAATCCGCGTTGTGTCGGGCGGGAGCTGATCGAAGAGGTCGAACGTCATCACGAATTGGCTCGTGACTTCCAGCGGCACGAGCGTTTTCGTCATTCGCGATCTCAGCACCGTGCGTGCGGAGGGTGGATCGCAGTATATATTGAACTCCGCGGCCGGCGTGACGTTGCCCGGCCCCATGACCGTTCCACCCACGATGACCAGCCGCCCCACCATCGCGGGAAAACTCGGGTCGCGCTGCATCGCCCGCGCGATATTGGTGAGCGGCCCGGAGGCGATGATCGTGATCTCTTCCGGTGCGGCCCGAACTTCGTCGCACAGCACCTTCTCGGCCGGATGCACATTATGCAGCTCGGCGACCGGAAAACCGGCGTTCCCCAGGCCGTCGGCCCCATGAAGCTGCCGGCCATCCTCGGGCAGCGGAGTGTCGAGCGGGGCGGCGCCGAGCCGCGGCAGCCGTGGCGGATCGAGCTGCTCGATAATCGTCTGAACGTTGAGCGTCGCTTGCTGGGGTCGCACGTTTCCGCCGGTGGCCGTCACAGCTAGCACGTCCAGCCGCGGATCGAACAGAGCCAGCGCAACCGCCAAGGCATCGTCAATGCCCGGATCGACGTCGAGAATCACCTTCCTGGCCATGGTCAAGATTGTAGGGTTTGCGGGATGGCGGAACAAGAGTTGCCATGCCTACAATGCAGCGGGGGAAGGCGAGAAAACTATAGAATTACGAGTCCCATGACGGTCATGATTGCCGCCGTGTTGGAGCGTTTGTCCGCTGGCGAGAATCTCGCCCAGGACGAGATGTTTGACGTGATCGATCTCGTCATGCGGGGCGAGGTGCCTGACGACCAGCTTGCTCCATTGCTCAGGGCGCTGAGCATCAAAGGGGAAACGGTCGCGGAGCTTGCCGGCGCGGCGACCGCCTTGCGGCGACACATGCGGCCGATTCGCTCGCAGCGCAGCGGCCTGCTCGACACCTGCGGCACCGGCGGCGATGGCTCGCGCACTTTCAACATCAGCACGGCGGCGGCGCTCGTGACCGCGGCGGCCGGCGTGCCTGTGGCCAAGCACGGCAACCGTGCCGCCAGCAGCCGCAGCGGCTCGGCCGACGCGCTCGCGGCGCTCGGCGTGAATGTGAACGCCGATGTGCCGTTGGTGGAGCGCTGCCTCGATACGCTGGGAATTTGCTTCTGCTTCGCGCCGCTGCTTCATCCGGCGATGAAGCGGGTCGGCGATGTTCGCAAACGCTTGGGCGTGCCGACGATCTTCAATCTGTTGGGACCGCTCACCAATCCCGCCGGGGCCTCGTTCCAACTTCTCGGAGTCGGCAAACCGCATCAGCGGAAGACCCTCGCGGAAGTGCTCGCGCTGTTGGGCGTCGAGCGAGGCGTAGTGGTCTGCGGCGAAGACCACCTGGACGAAGTGACGATCGTCGGGCGGACTCGTGCTACCGTGGCCGCGGAAGGGAAGCTGCGCGAACTCACCTGGCGACCCAAGGATTTTGGCCTGCGGCAATCGTCGCTCGATGGTCTCACTGTCGACGACCCGGCCGCCAGCGCCGCGATGATCGATCGCGTGCTTACCGGAGCTGGGGGCCCGGCCCGCGACATCGTGCTAGCCAACGCCGCCGCCGCCCTCTGGACCGCCGGCAAATCCGACTCGCTCGAAACCTGCGCGCAGCTCGCCGCGTCTGCCATCGACAGCGGCGCGGCGCGAGCGTTGTTGGACAGACTGGTTGAGATGACAAAGAGCGCCTAACAAATCCGGCTAGGAGAAGGGGACAGTCCCCGTTTTGCTCCGCCGACTCCGCAAAAGGGGGACAGTCCCCGCCGGATTTGTTGGGCGCTCTAACGGATAGCTCACGTCAGCGGCACCCGCAGCCCGTCGTACGCGAGTTCCATTCCGGGCGGCAGCGCGGCGTTGGTCGATTCGTGCTCCAGCTCGTGCGACATGTGGGTGAAAAACGTGCGCTTGGGGTTGAGTTGTTTGGCGGCGGCGATCGATTCTTCCAGACTGAAATGCGTTGGATGCGGTTTCAGGCGCAGCGCGTCGAGGATCAGCACGTCGAGTCCCTCCAACAGCGGCCGGCTCGCGTCGGGAATCAGATTGGTATCGGTGCAATAGGCGACGTTGCCGACGCGGAAGCCGAGCGAGCGGAAGCGGCCGTGCCCCAGCCGGATCGGCACGATCCGCTGGCCGAGCGCTGCGAACGGCTCCGTCGAGATTCGCTGGAAGGCAAGCTGCGGCACGCCGCCGCCATAGGATGCCGCCTCGGGCGTGAACGCGTAGTCGAACGACTGGCGAATCCGCGCCTCGACGAAATCTTCGCAATAGGTCGGCAGCGGCTGGCCCAGGTAATAGGCAAAGATTCGCACGTCATCCAATCCGAACAGATGATCGGCATGGTCGTGGGTGTAGAGCAGAGAATGAACGATGCCGATCCGCTCGCGGAGCAACTGCGATCGTAAGTCGGGCGTCGTGTCGATCAGCAAATTCCCTTCCGGCAAACCGAGCACGAGGCTGCACCGCATCCGCTGGTTCTTCGGATTCTCGCTGGTACATGTCGGGCAATCGCAACCGATACACGGCACCCCGACCGAAGTGCCCGTCCCCAGAAAAAGCAATTGCCCGGCAACGTCGGTAGTTCGTGGAACTCGGGACACGGTTCAGCCCAGCGGAAGGAGAGTCGGATCGATGGGAATACCGACCCGATTCTACACCATCGTTTCGCGATTCACCGACTTTTCGCACCTCGCACTTTGTAATTCGTACTTCGTACTTTGTCCTTCGCACCTTTCTTCCCACCACTCTACCCCGCTTGACACTCGCCAACGGGACCGATATCTTTACTTGATTACACAACGCTCACTAAGTTGTGTGCATAGAACGATTTTCGATCAGTGGACCCTGGCGTTCGCTGGTTCGACTGGGGCGGGACGTGGATCGGGACTCGTTCCCGTTTTTTGTTGGGTAACATCGAAATGAATGCAAGCGAAGTGCTGCGGATCGTCGACGCGATCCACCGCGACAAGAATATCGAAAAGGAGATCGTCTTTCAGGCGATCGAAGCCGCGCTAGTCTCCGCCGCCAAGAAGCAATATGGCGAAGACCAGGAGATCGTGCTGAATATCGATCGTCGCGATGGTACGATCAGCGGCACCCACAATGGCGTGCCCCTCGATCCGGAGGAGGCGATGGGACGCATCGTCGCTCAAACGGCCAAACAAGTCATCATCCAGAAGATTCGCGAGGCCGAGCGCGACGCACTCTACGACGAATACAACGAGCAAATCGGGCAGATGATCTCCGGCGTGGTCCAGCGTTACGAAGGAGGGGCGGCGACCGTCAGCCTCGGCAATAGCGAGGCCATCCTCCCCCGTAGCGAGCAGATTCCCGGCGAGACGCATCATCCGAACGAGCGCGTGCGGGCGACGGTTTGCGAAGTCCGCAAAGCGGGTAGCCGCGTGAAGATCATATTGAGCCGCACGCGCACGCAGTTGGTGCAGCGGCTGTTCGAGCAAGAAATTCCAGAGATCGCCGACGGCGTGATCGAAATTCGCGCCATCGCCCGCGAGCCCGGTTATCGCAGCAAGGTGGCGGTGAGCAGCTCGGATCAACGGGTCGATTGCGTCGGAGCGTGCGTCGGCGTGCGCGGCAATCGGATCAAGAATATCGTGGATGAACTCGGCGGCGAACGAATCGACATCGTCCGCTGGAGCGACGACTTGCCCGTGCTCGTCCCCAATGCGTTGCAGCCGGCCGAGGTGGAGGAAGTGATCCTCTGCCAAATGCTCGGTCGGGCGATTGTGCTGGTGCGCGAGGACCAATTGTCGCTAGCGATCGGCCGCCGCGGGCAGAATGTGCGCTTGGGGAGCAAGCTCTGCGGCTGGGACATCGAAATCATGACCCGCGAGGAACTCGACGAGCAGATCGAGCGGGCCGTCTCGGGTTTCAGCGCCTTGGAGGGGCTGGACGACGCGCTGGCCGAGAAGCTCGTCGGCGAAGGCTTTCTCTCGTACGACGATCTATCGGTGATCGAGCCGGATGCGCTAATGGAGATGGGGAGCTTGACGGCGGAGCAAGTCGATACGATCGTGGCTCAAGCCGAGGTCAAGGCGCGCGAGGCGGAGGCGGCGGCGGCCGAAGAACGTCGCCGGCAGCGCGAGCAGGAGCGAATCGACGCTGCCACCGCCGCAGCCGACGCCGAGGATGCGGCGCGGGCTGAAGCGGCCGCGGCTAGCGGGGAGGGCGTTTCGGCGGGATCGGCGCCCGAGTCGCCACCCACTGAGTCGCCACCCGTTGTGGCCGGCTCGTCCAACGGCAGCGCCGCGGCAAGTCCCGATGCGGTGGTCCATCCGGAGGAAGAACAGAAATCGGATGGAGCCGGGGGGGATGAAGGGGGCGCGCCAGGCTGATCGACGGATTTCGAGCCGCGGCGATTCCACTCGTGACGGCTGGCCGTTCGTGACGATTGGACGGATTGGCCGGGGAAAGGGCCGCCGTTCGAGCGGCCATTTTTATCGAAACGGCCGTTTTGTCGCTTGGCAGGGGCAAGGGCTGGTTTGTTGGCGGCGCAAATTGTTGACGAGGTCTGGATAATTACTGTGTTTTTCGGAAGCTCGACAAGACGCTACCGGGAGAACTTACCTATGATTTAGTTTCATGCTTCGCCGACGGCAGCACAGATTTCGCCCGCCGCCGACGAAAAAATGTGAGGGAGGATCGGCTTGGCCGTTCGCATCTACTCGTTAGCGAAAGAACTGAAGATCGACAGCAAAGTGCTGGTGGATGACTGCACGCGTGCAGGGATCCCCGGCAAGGGCTCGGCTTTGGCCAGCCTTACTGACGATGAAGTCGTTCGGCTGAAGGAATATCTCAGCGGCGGCGGTCGCGGCGGGGCCGGTCCGGCGGCTCGAGGGCCGAAGACCATGGCGGCGCCTTCCGGCGCCACGGCGCTAGCCGAACCGGACGTCGTTCGCCGAGAGGACTACATTGCGCCCGGCGGAAAGAGCGTCGGCAAGCCGCCCGTGCTCGATTCCCGCTCGGAAAAGCCGCAGCCGATCGAGGCCCGCAAAAAGCCGTCGCCGGGCGGCGAAGGCCCGAAGCCGGCGCCGAAGGGACCGACGGCCATCAAGCTCGCGCCGCTTCCGCCGTCCTCCATGGTTCTGCCGCCGAAGTCCGCGGCCGAGGAACCCGCCCCGCAAAAACCCGATCTCAGGCTGCCCGCCGATGCGATCCGTGCCAGCAAGGCGGGGAGCAAGCCGCTCCAAGAGCATCTCCGCAAGCACGAGCAGAAGCGCAAGACCGACTCGGCCGTCAAACCTCGCGAACGGTGCGGTTCCGCTCCGCCGATGCCCGTCCCCCCGCCGCTCGGTGAGGCCGGTAGCCGCGAACGCCGCCGCGGAGGCAAGCCGGCGGTTGCCAAGGCCGGCCAGGGTGGAGACGTTTTCGATTCCTCGCTCGGTGGGCGCGAGGCGCGGCAACTCGCCCGCAAACGCTCTGCACCCACCCGCAAGCCAGGTGGCGAGGACGACGAACCGGCCGTTCGCGGCCGCCGCGGCATGACGCGGCTCAAGCGCTCCGGCACGGCCAGCACCGCCGCGCCCCGCAAGGGAAAGGTCACGCTGCAACTCCCGGCCTCCGTGCGCAGCTTTTCGGAGGCGGTCGGCGTCAGCGCCGCTCAGGTGCTTCGCAAATTGCTCGATCTCGGCATCAACGTGGCGAACATCAATGCGATCCTCGAAACGGAAACCGTCGAGCTGCTAGCGGTCGAGCTTGGGGCTGAGATCGAGTTGAAGCAAGCATTCAACCTCGAGGACCAGATCCTCTCGACCATCGACAGGTACGAAGACGCCCCGGAGCAACTCCGCCCCCGCCCACCGGTGATCACGTTCCTCGGGCACGTCGATCACGGCAAGACGTCGCTGTTGGACAAGATCATCGGCATCGACGTGGCCAGCGGCGAGAGCGGCGGCATTACGCAGCACATCCGCGCTTACGAGATCGAACGCAACGGCCGCCAGATCGCGTTCGTCGATACGCCCGGACACGAAGCCTTTACGGAAATGCGGGCCCGCGGCGCGAATGTCACCGATATCGCCGTCCTGGTCGTCGCCGCCGATGACGGCGTCATGCCGCAGACCGAAGAGGCGATCAGCCACGGCCGGGCGGCCGGAGTGCCGATCGTCGTGGCGCTTAACAAGATCGATCTTCCCGGCGTGAACATCGAGCGGATTTACCAGCAATTGGCTACTAGCGGGCTGTTGCCGACCGACTGGGGCGGCGACGTGGAAGTCGTTAAGACCAGCGCTCTCACGGGCGCCGGGATCGAAGACCTTCTGGAGACCCTGTTCACGATCGCGGAGTTGAACGATCTCAGGGCGAATCCGTCCCGCCCGGCGGTCGGCACCTGCATTGAAGCGGAGGTGCATGAGGGGCGCGGCGTGGTTGCCAAGCTGCTCGTGCAAAAGGGAACACTCAAGATCGGCGACGCCATCATTTGCGG
Proteins encoded:
- a CDS encoding TraR/DksA family transcriptional regulator, with the translated sequence MARKDSLFNMRQILIKRRDALRSALAGDLSLLKELRAQTAGDVVDAALDCAQDEISSQLAEVESRELARIENALERMRTGNYGVCEGCGIKIPMARLNALPYATYCIECQREAERSGSGLGGDTDWGRLVDSGGDADVSINDIELDVS
- a CDS encoding trypsin-like peptidase domain-containing protein, with the protein product MAAFHRETSFQRQWLAGAQRHWIARARRHWLVRFGYLTLLVGLLVRSAIAQGDLALDDRAKQFEKLAQDVARLEQEGNVLKQVVKLVRPTVVHIEAEKTDPLAKRYSHQSIEEAGSGTILQFADKFYILTNRHVIKSATDNNIHVKLYDGRTISPTRVWSDPETDVAIMSVSAAHLVAARLGDSDKVEIGDFVLAVGSPFGLSHSVTFGIISAKGRRDLELGDEVVKFQDFMQTDAAINPGNSGGPLINLRGEVVGMNTAIASNSGGSEGIGFTIPINMAMNVAKQLVERGSVVRAFLGVTLDSKFTEVIATKLGLPQLEGCHISAITPRSPAESAKLQVDDVIVEFNGIPIENDGHLVNLVSLTEVGKEVPVVIYRDKKMVKMNVKVGDRSSFEAKN
- a CDS encoding nucleoside hydrolase, with the translated sequence MARKVILDVDPGIDDALAVALALFDPRLDVLAVTATGGNVRPQQATLNVQTIIEQLDPPRLPRLGAAPLDTPLPEDGRQLHGADGLGNAGFPVAELHNVHPAEKVLCDEVRAAPEEITIIASGPLTNIARAMQRDPSFPAMVGRLVIVGGTVMGPGNVTPAAEFNIYCDPPSARTVLRSRMTKTLVPLEVTSQFVMTFDLFDQLPPDTTRIGAFLRRILPYAFRSHRQVLGLEGIYVDGALGIVAASNPELFETRDMAGDVETQGELTSGATIFDRRQAQEWRSNVDVVTNLELAAVKDCILRTLSEAARAG
- a CDS encoding MBL fold metallo-hydrolase; translation: MRCSLVLGLPEGNLLIDTTPDLRSQLLRERIGIVHSLLYTHDHADHLFGLDDVRIFAYYLGQPLPTYCEDFVEARIRQSFDYAFTPEAASYGGGVPQLAFQRISTEPFAALGQRIVPIRLGHGRFRSLGFRVGNVAYCTDTNLIPDASRPLLEGLDVLILDALRLKPHPTHFSLEESIAAAKQLNPKRTFFTHMSHELEHESTNAALPPGMELAYDGLRVPLT
- a CDS encoding FHA domain-containing protein; its protein translation is MTQNCPAPTDSIPAPLGGPQDELVLRVLNTVQQGRLLHVTGAKCTVGSGSHCTLRLRAAGVAPTHCLILRGLKRTVVRRWAEDTRLNDRPFSDAQLEPGDRLGIGPLELEVMAPSVAIIDSSDAEAELAQRQQKLDEQSASLAEMRQQLEADRTQWESEQAAWNSGCAAYETERAARLAECAARELAISEQQTSLLQQTGSLTQQAEEIRLRQEQIESDRADCDGLRSQLGSQTDELEGRKAQFNGERLAWAGEKQQLDAELNQRLTEIAERQRQIAAAGEILKAESDAIRAARIALESSQQDMLTERQALSGWRHELEQQQQTFATERQAVADSVQAIQVDRHVLDAERQALWADRDSLVAERQSHSVEQQSFSAQRESLMAERQALESDRQTLDGQRQAVDSERETLEAQRQAVADSVQAIQADRHVLDAERQALWADRDSLVAQRQSHSVEQQALSAQRESLTAERQSLESDRQTLDGQRQAVDSERQTLEAQRQAIADSVQAIQADRQVLDSERQALWADRDSLVAERQSHSVEQQALSAQRESLTAERQALESSQQEVLTERQSLSGWRYELEQQQ
- the nusA gene encoding transcription termination factor NusA — encoded protein: MNASEVLRIVDAIHRDKNIEKEIVFQAIEAALVSAAKKQYGEDQEIVLNIDRRDGTISGTHNGVPLDPEEAMGRIVAQTAKQVIIQKIREAERDALYDEYNEQIGQMISGVVQRYEGGAATVSLGNSEAILPRSEQIPGETHHPNERVRATVCEVRKAGSRVKIILSRTRTQLVQRLFEQEIPEIADGVIEIRAIAREPGYRSKVAVSSSDQRVDCVGACVGVRGNRIKNIVDELGGERIDIVRWSDDLPVLVPNALQPAEVEEVILCQMLGRAIVLVREDQLSLAIGRRGQNVRLGSKLCGWDIEIMTREELDEQIERAVSGFSALEGLDDALAEKLVGEGFLSYDDLSVIEPDALMEMGSLTAEQVDTIVAQAEVKAREAEAAAAEERRRQREQERIDAATAAADAEDAARAEAAAASGEGVSAGSAPESPPTESPPVVAGSSNGSAAASPDAVVHPEEEQKSDGAGGDEGGAPG
- the trpD gene encoding anthranilate phosphoribosyltransferase, translating into MTVMIAAVLERLSAGENLAQDEMFDVIDLVMRGEVPDDQLAPLLRALSIKGETVAELAGAATALRRHMRPIRSQRSGLLDTCGTGGDGSRTFNISTAAALVTAAAGVPVAKHGNRAASSRSGSADALAALGVNVNADVPLVERCLDTLGICFCFAPLLHPAMKRVGDVRKRLGVPTIFNLLGPLTNPAGASFQLLGVGKPHQRKTLAEVLALLGVERGVVVCGEDHLDEVTIVGRTRATVAAEGKLRELTWRPKDFGLRQSSLDGLTVDDPAASAAMIDRVLTGAGGPARDIVLANAAAALWTAGKSDSLETCAQLAASAIDSGAARALLDRLVEMTKSA
- the infB gene encoding translation initiation factor IF-2, producing MAVRIYSLAKELKIDSKVLVDDCTRAGIPGKGSALASLTDDEVVRLKEYLSGGGRGGAGPAARGPKTMAAPSGATALAEPDVVRREDYIAPGGKSVGKPPVLDSRSEKPQPIEARKKPSPGGEGPKPAPKGPTAIKLAPLPPSSMVLPPKSAAEEPAPQKPDLRLPADAIRASKAGSKPLQEHLRKHEQKRKTDSAVKPRERCGSAPPMPVPPPLGEAGSRERRRGGKPAVAKAGQGGDVFDSSLGGREARQLARKRSAPTRKPGGEDDEPAVRGRRGMTRLKRSGTASTAAPRKGKVTLQLPASVRSFSEAVGVSAAQVLRKLLDLGINVANINAILETETVELLAVELGAEIELKQAFNLEDQILSTIDRYEDAPEQLRPRPPVITFLGHVDHGKTSLLDKIIGIDVASGESGGITQHIRAYEIERNGRQIAFVDTPGHEAFTEMRARGANVTDIAVLVVAADDGVMPQTEEAISHGRAAGVPIVVALNKIDLPGVNIERIYQQLATSGLLPTDWGGDVEVVKTSALTGAGIEDLLETLFTIAELNDLRANPSRPAVGTCIEAEVHEGRGVVAKLLVQKGTLKIGDAIICGTATGHVKAMYDTLDRNRRFAEAGPSTPVNMTGLDVAPQAGERFYVLDDIAQARQIAAKRQEQNRQQTLGSAPTHVTLENLFDRLGKQEVQTLNMILRADTQGSIEGIQKELTKLEHPEVKIKVLQATVGGVSEADVHLADASDAVIIGFRVVPDEGARTLAERKGVQIRRYEIIYKVTEDLRAALEGMLEPEKREAELGRALVQRTFTISRIGTIAGCRVLSGNVQRNARMRIIRDNRVIGDYALDSLKREKDDAREVREGMECGIKLAGFNDVKEGDVLEAYRIEEVARTF